The sequence AGGCTCAACTGGCTTCGGAGCCTCCACCAGCGGAGTTGCCACCAGACGCAACCGGTAATGGGTAGGCATGGTCTCATGTAGGTTGAGGAACTATGGGCAGCATTCATGGCAGCCACTATCTGTACAAACGGCTGTGAGAGGGCGATCCCAAGGATCAACGGGTAATTGAGGCAAGTATGCAAAGGCGAAGGTGATGCCGATCGCTGGTTTAGCTGCCCAAGCTGGGTTACTGAGGAGGCGATCATAGAATCCCCCGCCATAACCTAATCGATACCCCCGAAAATCGCAGGCAATGGCTGGTATTAGCAGTAAATCAACCTCTACCACAGATAATTGCGGGGCGGTTTCGAGCGGTTCTAAAATACCGTAGGCACCTGTATGTAGCGGATCGCCTGGCTGCCACTGATGCCACTGTAAAGCTCTGCCTACACAGCGTGGAAAGCCCCAGCGTTTTGCTGTGTGGATGTTAGTTTGAGAAGTAGCCATCACCAGTGGACTTAAATCTGGTTCTTGGCGACTGCTGAAATAGGCCAGAATGGTGCCAGCCTGTCGGACGAGGGGTATGGTTTGCAGGTGAGCACAGATACAATCGCTGCGATCGCGCCACTCGGCTATCGATAGCGTCTGCCGTTGTTGCAAGAGAGTTCGCCGCAGAGCAGCTTTATCCATAGCTATCAAGATAACCTCTCAAATCGGCTCAAGAGCGGGATTACGTCTCGGCAGCCCTCGTAGCGGCGGAGCAGCTAACGTTCGCAATTCTTTGCCAGTCTGCACATCCCACAACTTGATTACCTCACCCCAGCCGCCACTAGCTAAGTATTTACCGTCAGGGCTGATGGCGATCGACTGTATCACAGTTGTCTGGCGAGGAAAGGTACGAACAATCTGACCAGTCCTCATATCCCAGGTTTTGATGGTGTTGTCTTGGCTAGCACTGACCAATGTACTGCCATCAGGGGTAAGGGTGATCGAACTGACTGCGAAGGCATGGCCACTCAAGGTTCGTTGTAGGGTTCCAGTTTTCAAGTTCCAGACTTTGATTAAGCGATCGCCGCCACCACTCACCAGGAAAGAGTCATCAGGACTAATAGCAATAGTGTTGCAACCTAACTCATGCCCTGCCAAGACAATTTCTAAGGTGTGCGTGAGAAAATTCCACACCCGAATCTCATCCCAACTAGCACTAATCAATCGTGTGCCATCGTGGGTGATGGCCAAGGCTGTAATAGGGTCACGATGTCCATTAAGAGTGCTAACTAACACTGGGGAATTGCCCGTGAGTTGCCAAATTTTGAGGGAACGATCGCCCCCGCCACTGACGAGAAATTGTCCATCGGGGCTAACTGCCAGTGCTTCGACCCAATTAGTGTGACCCCGTAGAATAGCCCGCTCCCGTCCAGTGTCCATATCCCATAGTTTGATGATTTGGTCATGCCCGCTGCTAATCAGGGTATGGCCATCAGGACTAATGGCAAGACTCAAAATTGGTAGGCGATGCCCAGAGAGGGCTTGGAGTTCTCGTCCAGAGTCTAGGTGCCAACGCTTGATCTGATTATTGTGACTAACGCCTGCGATCATTGTTCCATCAGGACTAATGATGACAGATGCATGACTGTTTAAGAGCCGAGCAACTTGATCAGAGGGCGGTAAGTCAGAGGGTGGTAACTCTCGATTGGCGGATATAGGAAGGAACGATCGGTGACGGGGAGCAACGTGAACTGCTAAACCAGCCTCAGAAGTCACCACTGAGATCACGGTCAGCATACTCGTCAGCAGCGGCAACCACCCCAGAGAGCCATGAACAAACTGACAACTTGGTACCATAATCTCGCTTTCTCTACCCAAAATCTACTGCAATCACGATGTGCTATGGCCACATGCAGGTTAGTTAGGGGGTTGTATTGAGAAACTGACTAAAGCTGCCGATCAAATCAGGTAACCAACTAGCCTACCGCAGTAAGGGGGGTGGATTAGCCTTGCAGTGATCTAGAGCCTAGTTGACTCCCCAATTGCGATGCACTATTGCTTAGTAAGCACCCTCGCCAAAAATGATAATGCGCAGTGTTTCTACCAAAATATCCAAGTCTAGGTTTAGTGACCAGTTGTCAATGTAGTACAAATCTAAGCGCACTACATCGTTAAAGTCTTCAATATCTGATCGTCCTGAGATTTGCCACAGACCTGTAATCCCTGGAAGCACTTGATGACGCACATGATGCCATGGTGAAAAATGTGCTACATCCCGCAAGGGCAGTGGTCGAGGCCCGACGAGACTCATTTGCCCTAGCAGCACATTAAACAGTTGGGGTAACTCGTCTAAGCTAGTGCGACGCAGGAAGCGGCCAACCGATGTCACCCTGGGGTCATGCTTAAGCTTAAAC comes from Cyanobacteriota bacterium and encodes:
- a CDS encoding 5-formyltetrahydrofolate cyclo-ligase, with translation MDKAALRRTLLQQRQTLSIAEWRDRSDCICAHLQTIPLVRQAGTILAYFSSRQEPDLSPLVMATSQTNIHTAKRWGFPRCVGRALQWHQWQPGDPLHTGAYGILEPLETAPQLSVVEVDLLLIPAIACDFRGYRLGYGGGFYDRLLSNPAWAAKPAIGITFAFAYLPQLPVDPWDRPLTAVCTDSGCHECCP
- a CDS encoding WD40 repeat domain-containing protein → MLTVISVVTSEAGLAVHVAPRHRSFLPISANRELPPSDLPPSDQVARLLNSHASVIISPDGTMIAGVSHNNQIKRWHLDSGRELQALSGHRLPILSLAISPDGHTLISSGHDQIIKLWDMDTGRERAILRGHTNWVEALAVSPDGQFLVSGGGDRSLKIWQLTGNSPVLVSTLNGHRDPITALAITHDGTRLISASWDEIRVWNFLTHTLEIVLAGHELGCNTIAISPDDSFLVSGGGDRLIKVWNLKTGTLQRTLSGHAFAVSSITLTPDGSTLVSASQDNTIKTWDMRTGQIVRTFPRQTTVIQSIAISPDGKYLASGGWGEVIKLWDVQTGKELRTLAAPPLRGLPRRNPALEPI